A stretch of the Polyangiaceae bacterium genome encodes the following:
- a CDS encoding ThiF family adenylyltransferase, which translates to MRIVFCGVGALGSTAAMLCRNLDATLVFIDFDRVESKNLASQAFVKPSVGKNKAEALKLQLSNFHGIKAESFGVRLTGDNVETLLDKADLVVDCFDNQRSRLLVSGFCRAKSKPLVHAALAADGSFGLVRWDARFVADPEDHEGQATCEGDEHLPLIGLLTATLARSIQDFVKSATERDFMVSLSGVSET; encoded by the coding sequence ATGCGCATCGTATTTTGCGGTGTCGGCGCCCTCGGCTCCACGGCCGCGATGTTGTGCCGCAACCTCGACGCGACGCTGGTCTTCATCGACTTCGATCGCGTGGAGAGCAAGAACCTGGCGTCGCAAGCCTTCGTGAAGCCGAGCGTCGGCAAGAACAAGGCCGAGGCGCTCAAGCTCCAGCTCTCGAACTTCCACGGCATCAAGGCCGAGTCCTTCGGTGTGCGGCTGACCGGCGACAACGTCGAGACGCTGCTCGACAAGGCCGATCTGGTCGTCGATTGCTTCGACAACCAGAGGAGCCGACTGCTCGTGAGCGGTTTCTGCCGGGCGAAGAGCAAGCCCCTGGTCCACGCGGCCCTGGCTGCCGACGGCAGCTTCGGACTGGTGCGCTGGGACGCGCGCTTCGTCGCCGACCCCGAGGATCACGAGGGGCAAGCCACCTGCGAGGGGGACGAGCACCTGCCGCTGATCGGCCTCCTGACCGCGACCCTCGCCCGCAGCATCCAGGACTTCGTGAAGAGCGCCACCGAGCGCGACTTCATGGTGAGCCTGTCTGGTGTGAGCGAGACCTGA
- a CDS encoding slipin family protein, translated as MNQFLVPQSFVGLLYQDGAFARVLEPGKHRLPQPFFKRISRKIELVDLRERSLTLKGQEILTADKVAIRVSLLVYFKVVDPVAALHNVAGYEERIYEDVQLAARRFLANRTLEAILSDRNEISDTVREDVRAAATGYGVAILRADVKDLVFPGNLREIMNQVLETERRAEAEIIRAKKDAESARIKAEAARDQAVLQMEHDIERARRQADVERARAKLDLELGLEKAHQDARVERERAQLKLALELEQATALRQNPELLKLRELQTLTDMAHAGGRFAIGLRAPAGSTLLGDGESDAKRGVS; from the coding sequence ATGAATCAGTTCCTCGTTCCCCAGTCCTTCGTCGGCCTCCTCTACCAGGACGGCGCCTTCGCGCGCGTGCTCGAGCCGGGCAAGCACCGGCTGCCGCAGCCGTTCTTCAAGCGGATTTCCCGCAAGATCGAGCTGGTCGACCTGCGCGAGCGCTCGCTCACGCTGAAGGGCCAGGAGATCCTGACCGCCGACAAGGTCGCGATCCGGGTCTCGCTGCTCGTCTATTTCAAGGTGGTCGACCCGGTGGCGGCGCTGCACAACGTGGCGGGCTACGAGGAGCGCATCTACGAGGACGTGCAGCTCGCCGCGCGGCGCTTCCTGGCGAACCGCACGCTCGAGGCCATCCTGAGCGACCGCAACGAGATCTCCGACACCGTGCGTGAGGACGTGCGTGCCGCGGCCACCGGCTACGGCGTGGCGATCCTGCGCGCAGACGTGAAGGACCTGGTCTTCCCGGGCAACCTCCGCGAGATCATGAACCAGGTGCTCGAGACCGAGCGCCGGGCAGAGGCGGAGATCATCCGCGCCAAGAAGGACGCCGAGTCCGCGCGCATCAAGGCCGAGGCCGCGCGCGACCAGGCCGTGTTGCAGATGGAGCACGACATCGAGCGGGCGCGGCGTCAGGCCGATGTCGAGCGCGCTCGGGCGAAGCTCGACCTGGAGCTCGGCCTGGAGAAGGCGCACCAGGACGCGCGGGTCGAGCGCGAGCGGGCCCAGCTCAAGCTGGCGCTCGAGCTCGAGCAGGCGACGGCGCTGCGGCAGAACCCGGAGCTCCTGAAGCTCCGCGAGCTGCAGACGCTGACCGACATGGCGCACGCGGGTGGTCGCTTCGCGATCGGCCTCCGGGCGCCGGCGGGCTCGACGTTGCTGGGCGACGGCGAGTCCGACGCGAAGCGCGGTGTGTCGTGA
- a CDS encoding pirin family protein — MARDVLETLPLGFPWVTADPFLFCVHHDDAYPAGNEQFGPKASLAGRNLGQDFELRDGFRMYHGEVVPGFPQHPHRGFETVTIVRRGLIDHSDSLGAAARFGSGDVQWLTAGGGIVHSEMFPLLNPDAPNPVELFQIWLNLPRADKMVEPHFSMLWSRDIPVNTLTDAAGKQTEVSVVAGSLDGRRAPPPPPHSWASRADSDVAIWTIRMQAGARFSLPPAAGQDTLRTLYFFVGKDLRIGADALERHAAAVVRSDSTLELVASDATEILMLQGRPIGEPVVQHGPFVMNSRAEIQQAIADYQRTRFGGWPWPKDDPVHGREGRFARHADGRTERV; from the coding sequence ATGGCGAGAGACGTGCTCGAGACCCTCCCCCTGGGTTTTCCCTGGGTCACCGCGGATCCGTTCCTGTTCTGCGTCCACCACGACGACGCGTATCCGGCGGGGAACGAGCAGTTCGGTCCCAAGGCCTCGCTGGCTGGCCGGAACCTGGGCCAGGATTTCGAGCTCCGGGACGGCTTCCGCATGTACCACGGCGAGGTCGTGCCCGGCTTCCCGCAGCACCCTCACCGGGGCTTCGAGACCGTGACCATCGTGCGGCGCGGGCTCATCGACCACTCGGACTCGCTGGGAGCCGCGGCGCGCTTCGGCTCCGGTGACGTCCAGTGGCTCACGGCCGGTGGGGGCATCGTGCACTCGGAGATGTTCCCGCTCCTGAACCCCGACGCGCCGAACCCCGTCGAGCTGTTCCAGATCTGGCTCAACCTGCCGCGAGCCGACAAGATGGTCGAGCCGCACTTCTCGATGCTCTGGAGCCGGGACATCCCGGTCAACACGCTCACGGACGCTGCGGGTAAGCAGACCGAGGTCAGCGTGGTGGCGGGCTCCCTCGACGGGCGCCGCGCACCGCCGCCGCCGCCGCACTCCTGGGCGTCTCGAGCCGACTCCGACGTCGCCATCTGGACGATTCGCATGCAGGCCGGGGCGCGTTTCTCGCTCCCACCGGCTGCGGGTCAGGACACGCTGCGCACGCTCTACTTCTTCGTCGGCAAGGACCTGCGCATCGGTGCGGACGCGCTCGAGCGACACGCCGCCGCCGTGGTCCGGAGCGACTCGACGCTCGAGCTCGTGGCCAGCGACGCCACCGAAATCCTGATGCTCCAGGGACGGCCCATCGGCGAGCCGGTGGTGCAGCACGGGCCCTTCGTGATGAATTCCCGGGCCGAAATCCAGCAGGCCATCGCCGACTACCAGCGCACGCGGTTCGGCGGCTGGCCCTGGCCGAAAGACGACCCGGTCCACGGCCGCGAGGGTCGCTTCGCCCGACACGCCGACGGGCGCACGGAGCGCGTCTAG
- a CDS encoding autotransporter domain-containing protein, translating to MKTSVSVSIIAIVSSFAGLALAQGEAPPPPPEAPPAAEAPAPPAAAPAPAPAPAPAPPPPPPADPEAGGAHTHDGFYFRMGLNFGPIIMKENLEGGGATGPDIKYSGLHTGLDLMFGGSPAPGLAIGGALITGWTSDPKVELGGQSNDAKGTLIFSGVALFGDYYLDPHKGLHILGMLGFSSVDFIPDEGSNSGKSPSGIMFGAGVGYDFWIGNEWSVGPVGRVIYSSMSAEESGITDKVSYLYPSIGVAFTLH from the coding sequence ATGAAGACCAGCGTCAGCGTCTCGATCATCGCCATTGTGTCGTCGTTTGCTGGGCTCGCCCTGGCTCAGGGGGAGGCGCCGCCCCCACCGCCGGAGGCGCCCCCGGCCGCAGAGGCCCCGGCTCCGCCGGCCGCCGCGCCGGCGCCTGCACCGGCACCGGCACCCGCACCGCCACCGCCACCGCCGGCAGATCCAGAGGCCGGGGGTGCTCACACGCACGACGGCTTCTACTTCCGCATGGGACTGAACTTCGGGCCCATCATCATGAAGGAGAACCTCGAGGGTGGGGGTGCCACCGGCCCCGACATCAAGTACAGCGGCCTTCACACCGGCCTCGACCTCATGTTCGGCGGCTCGCCGGCGCCGGGTTTGGCCATCGGCGGTGCGCTGATAACGGGCTGGACCTCAGACCCCAAGGTCGAGCTCGGCGGTCAGAGCAATGACGCGAAGGGCACCCTGATCTTCTCGGGCGTCGCTCTGTTCGGCGACTACTACCTGGACCCGCACAAGGGCCTGCACATCTTGGGTATGCTCGGCTTCTCGTCCGTGGACTTCATCCCAGACGAAGGCAGCAACAGCGGGAAAAGCCCCTCCGGTATCATGTTCGGCGCCGGAGTCGGCTACGACTTCTGGATCGGCAACGAGTGGAGCGTCGGTCCCGTCGGGCGCGTGATCTACTCGTCGATGAGCGCCGAGGAGAGCGGGATCACCGACAAGGTGAGCTACCTCTACCCCAGCATCGGGGTGGCCTTCACGCTGCACTGA